A region from the Triticum aestivum cultivar Chinese Spring chromosome 3D, IWGSC CS RefSeq v2.1, whole genome shotgun sequence genome encodes:
- the LOC123075444 gene encoding uncharacterized protein translates to MASANHGNTGRRKPSVWNDFHPVIVSGPAGERAMATCNRCGTKLQACSKKHGTSHLRRHANSSCCEKRAALREAAAAPADDDDGLDVAALREAAAAPADDYDGLDVAKWVVEWVEDLRVVPEVDSAGRIIFERGDELVDAGGHAPAAGDHGRLSANFIQDALPQAPASSSTRFFQKKRKRQVLRAQ, encoded by the exons ATGGCGTCGGCGAACCACGGCAACACGGGGAGGCGCAAACCCTCGGTGTGGAACGACTTCCACCCCGTCATCGTCTCCGGCCCCGCCGGAGAGCGTGCCATGGCGACGTGCAACAGGTGCGGCACCAAGCTACAAGCCTGCTCAAAGAAGCACGGGACCTCGCACCTACGCCGGCACGCCAACAGCAGCTGCTGTGAGAAGCGGGCGGCCctacgggaggcggcggcggcgccggctgaCGACGACGACGGCCTCGACGTGGCCGCCctacgggaggcggcggcggcgccggctgaCGACTACGACGGCCTCGACGTGGCCAAGTGGGTGGTGGAGTGGGTGGAGGATCTTCGGGTTGTGCCTGAGGTCGACTCTGCCGGCCGCATCATCTTCGAAAGAGGGGACGAGCTAGTGGATGCTGGCGGCCAtgcgccggccgccggagatcatGGACGCCTTTCCGCCAACTTCATTCAAG ATGCGCTGCCTCAGGCACCGGCTTCGTCCTCCACGCGCTTCTTCCAGAAGAAAAGAAAGAGGCAAGTGTTACGTGCCCAGTGA
- the LOC123075447 gene encoding F-box/LRR-repeat protein 13-like gives MDEQQVLLGISRSDMLARIERCGRDPAMLDLGSNMLLHFAYEYLPDPPVSPTAPLSLADASWVPDGVDRISRLPDVVLRDIISRLPAKDAARTTALASRWRPLWRSAPLALVDSHLLPDGGASGPLIIGAPSPRAVTAAVSSALAAHPGPFRCVHLTCSTMDEHRGEMARWIDTLVAKGVKDLVFVNRPWPMDLRLPATLFSCASLTRLYLGVWTLPGTAAVPRGASFPNLRELGLCMTVMEDRALAFMLERSPVLEFLLIMWSQTGARLRLVSHSLRCLQLGYTHLEDIEVVDAPRLERLFLRNVSLPGTGKFTINSPSRIKIGGAPNLRVLGYIQPGQTELGISNTVIMAGSKEKIVPSVQILAIDVQFGIRNAVKKAPGFLRCFPNLETLHVYSPPIPEKSTGKVNLKFWQEDGPMKCVVQSMKKVFFYEFQGSRSEVAFLKFMAERGRVLELMVVVVAKACFSSVDDDVNVKLKPLTGAKWSSKACKLHIFKSRRTDVAGPLCRHNIACDFGWADPFDLRYYYKAERISVS, from the exons ATGGACGAGCAGCAGGTGCTCCTTGGCATCTCCAGGAGCGATATGCTCGCCAGAATAGAGCGTTGCGGCCGGGATCCTGCGATGCTGGACCTCGGCTCAAACATGCTGCTCCACTTCGCGTACGAGTACCTCCCGGACCCGCCCGTCTCCCCCACCGCGCCCCTCTCGCTCGCCGACGCATCGTGGGTACCCGACGGCGTCGATCGCATCAGCCGCCTCCCCGACGTCGTCCTCCGCGACATCATCTCCCGCCTCCCTGCCAAGGACGCCGCGCGCACCACCGCCCTCGCCTCGCGCTGGCGCCCACTCTGGCGCTCGGCGCCCCTTGCTCTTGTCGACAGCCATCTGCTTCCGGACGGCGGCGCCTCTGGGCCGCTCATCATCGGTGCTCCCTCTCCCCGCGCCGTCACCGCCGCGGTGTCCAGCGCCCTCGCGGCGCACCCGGGGCCTTTCCGCTGCGTCCACCTTACCTGCAGCACCATGGACGAGCACCGAGGCGAGATGGCGCGCTGGATCGACACCCTCGTCGCCAAGGGGGTCAAAGATCTCGTCTTTGTCAACCGCCCTTGGCCGATGGACCTGCGCCTCCCCGCCACGCTCTTCAGCTGCGCCTCCCTCACCCGCCTCTATCTCGGCGTCTGGACACTTCCAGGCACCGCCGCCGTGCCGCGCGGCGCCAGCTTCCCCAATCTCCGGGAGCTCGGCCTCTGCATGACTGTCATGGAGGACCGTGCTCTTGCCTTCATGCTCGAAAGAAGCCCCGTCCTGGAGTTCCTCCTCATCATGTGGAGCCAGACCGGAGCGCGCCTCCGACTCGTGAGCCACAGCCTGCGGTGTCTTCAGCTGGGCTATACCCACTTGGAGGACATCGAAGTGGTGGATGCCCCTCGCCTGGAGAGGCTCTTCCTGCGAAATGTATCCTTGCCTGGAACCGGCAAGTTCACCATAAACAGCCCTTCCAGGATCAAGATTGGCGGTGCACCCAACCTGCGTGTGCTGGGATACATTCAGCCAGGACAGACAGAGCTGGGGATTAGCAACACCGTCATCATG GCTGGGAGCAAGGAGAAGATTGTCCCTAGTGTCCAGATTTTGGCCATAGACGTGCAGTTCGGTATCCGCAATGCTGTGAAGAAAGCGCCTGGCTTTCTCAGATGCTTCCCCAACCTGGAGACGCTCCATGTCTAT TCCCCTCCCATACCTGAAAAGTCCACCGGCAAGGTCAATCTAAAGTTCTGGCAGGAGGATGGTCCCATGAAATGCGTGGTGCAGAGCATGAAGAAGGTGTTCTTCTACGAGTTCCAAGGGTCGAGAAGCGAGGTCGCTTTCCTCAAGTTCATGGCGGAGAGAGGTCGGGTGCTGGAGCTGATGGTGGTCGTGGTGGCCAAGGCATGTTTCTCCTCGGTGGATGATGATGTGAATGTGAAGCTGAAACCTCTGACGGGTGCGAAATGGAGCAGCAAAGCTTGCAAACTACACATCTTCAAGAGCCGACGCACTGATGTCGCGGGTCCACTCTGCAGGCACAATATAGCTTGTGATTTTGGGTGGGCTGACCCTTTTGACCTCAGGTACTACTACAAAGCAGAAAGGATCTCTGTGAGTTAG